In Flavobacterium sp. N1736, the following are encoded in one genomic region:
- a CDS encoding M3 family metallopeptidase — MKKLMTIFLMGSSLFAASAQTTSENPLLKKWTGPYGGVPAFNEYKISDFKPAIQFAIQEKLNEIDAIANNTKAPTFDNTMAPLERAGKTIARIYTVYSIYGSNLSTPEFDAVETEMSPKLSEFNDKIFQNKKLFTRIETLYNSKESKKLTSEQQRLIWLYYTDFVREGAKLNEKDKEKVAGINQELASLFTKFSQNLLAEEHNQYVPLKTESDFDGLPTEVKNAAIAEAKTRKLDVMGCIANTRSSIEPFLTFSTRRDLREKAFDIFVKRGDNGNANDNNATLVSILQLRTQKAKLLGFPTFADWSLSNKMAKDPKKTLELMESVWEPAVEKVHQDVAEMQKIVDTEGGNFKIQPWDYRYYAEKVRKAKYDLDQNEVKPYLQLENLREGMFWVAGELFNLSFKQITNVPVYHPDVRVWEVSNKITGKAVGLWYFDPYARAGKRSGAWMNSYRDQQKMDGEVLTIVSNNCNFIKGAANEPILISWDDASTLFHEFGHALHGLCSNVTYPSLAGTSVARDYVEFPSQLLEHWLATPEVLNKFALHYKTNEPLPQSLVDRIEKAANFGEGFATVETISSSLVDMKLHLTTTPIDPHKFEKETLDALHMPSEIVMRHRIPQFGHIFSGDGYAAGYYSYLWADVINADAYEAFTEGKGPYDKEVAKRLYDNVFSVGNTIDQEKAYENFRGRAPKSDALMRARDFPIVEKKK, encoded by the coding sequence ATGAAAAAATTAATGACAATTTTTCTTATGGGATCATCTTTATTCGCGGCCAGCGCACAAACCACTTCTGAGAATCCATTGCTTAAAAAATGGACAGGACCTTACGGAGGAGTTCCTGCTTTTAATGAGTATAAGATTTCTGACTTTAAACCGGCAATTCAATTTGCAATTCAGGAAAAACTTAATGAAATAGATGCTATTGCAAATAATACAAAAGCACCAACTTTTGATAATACCATGGCGCCTTTAGAACGCGCCGGAAAAACAATTGCTCGAATTTATACTGTTTATAGTATTTATGGTTCAAATTTAAGCACTCCCGAATTTGATGCTGTCGAAACAGAAATGTCTCCAAAATTATCTGAATTCAATGATAAAATTTTTCAAAATAAAAAGTTATTTACAAGAATAGAAACGTTGTATAATTCGAAAGAAAGTAAAAAACTTACTAGTGAACAACAACGTTTAATTTGGCTGTATTATACTGATTTTGTTCGTGAAGGTGCGAAATTAAATGAAAAAGACAAAGAGAAAGTTGCCGGGATTAATCAGGAATTAGCAAGCCTTTTTACAAAATTCAGTCAAAACTTATTAGCGGAAGAACACAATCAATATGTGCCATTAAAAACAGAAAGTGATTTTGACGGTTTGCCAACTGAAGTGAAAAACGCTGCAATTGCCGAAGCAAAAACGAGAAAACTAGATGTAATGGGCTGTATTGCAAACACTCGCTCATCTATTGAACCATTTTTGACTTTCTCGACTCGCAGGGATTTAAGAGAAAAAGCATTCGATATTTTTGTAAAACGCGGTGATAATGGTAATGCAAATGATAACAATGCAACGCTTGTTTCTATTTTGCAATTGCGCACTCAAAAAGCAAAATTATTAGGGTTTCCTACTTTTGCAGACTGGAGTTTGTCTAATAAAATGGCAAAAGATCCTAAGAAAACATTGGAGTTAATGGAATCTGTTTGGGAGCCTGCTGTAGAAAAAGTACATCAGGATGTTGCCGAAATGCAAAAAATTGTTGATACAGAAGGGGGTAATTTCAAAATTCAACCTTGGGATTATCGTTATTACGCTGAAAAAGTTAGAAAAGCAAAATACGATTTAGATCAAAATGAGGTTAAACCTTATTTACAGTTAGAAAATTTACGTGAAGGTATGTTTTGGGTTGCGGGAGAATTGTTTAATTTAAGTTTTAAGCAAATTACAAATGTTCCGGTTTATCACCCTGATGTACGTGTTTGGGAAGTAAGTAATAAAATAACCGGTAAAGCGGTTGGACTATGGTATTTTGATCCGTATGCACGTGCAGGAAAACGTTCCGGTGCATGGATGAATTCTTATCGTGATCAACAAAAAATGGATGGAGAAGTACTTACAATTGTCTCTAATAACTGTAACTTTATTAAAGGAGCTGCAAATGAGCCAATTTTAATTTCATGGGATGACGCTTCGACTTTATTTCATGAATTTGGGCATGCACTTCACGGATTATGTTCTAATGTAACATATCCTAGTTTAGCAGGAACATCTGTTGCGAGAGATTATGTAGAGTTTCCTTCGCAGTTATTAGAGCACTGGCTGGCGACTCCTGAAGTTTTGAATAAATTTGCTTTGCATTATAAAACAAATGAGCCATTGCCGCAATCATTAGTTGACAGAATAGAAAAAGCAGCTAATTTTGGAGAAGGTTTCGCTACTGTAGAAACAATATCAAGTTCGTTAGTTGATATGAAACTGCATTTAACGACAACACCTATTGATCCTCATAAATTTGAAAAAGAGACTTTAGATGCACTTCATATGCCGTCAGAAATTGTAATGCGTCATAGAATTCCACAGTTCGGGCATATTTTTTCCGGTGATGGATATGCTGCGGGATATTACAGTTATTTATGGGCAGATGTTATAAATGCAGATGCTTATGAAGCTTTTACAGAAGGAAAAGGTCCGTATGATAAAGAAGTAGCAAAAAGATTATATGATAACGTTTTTAGTGTTGGAAATACTATTGATCAGGAAAAAGCATATGAGAATTTTAGAGGAAGAGCTCCTAAATCTGATGCTTTAATGCGTGCCAGAGATTTTCCAATTGTAGAGAAGAAAAAATAA
- the tsf gene encoding translation elongation factor Ts, whose translation MATITAADVNKLRQTTGAGMMDCKKALVEADGDFDKAIQNLREKGQKVAANRSDRESSEGAAVSFVNADKTKGAIITLNCETDFVGKNEAFVTLAKELVERAINFSSKEEFLASDFNGITVAEKLIEQTGVIGEKIEIGGFEILEGAFVGSYVHVNKIAALTAISAPIANADVLTKDVSMQVASMGADTLSYKDFDPAFVESELAARIAVIEKDNEEAKRLGKTLKNVPKYISFSQLTEEVLKQAEEDAKAELKAEGKPEQIWDKIIPGKVQRFISDNTTLDQEKALLDQNFIKDDSKKVGDYVKGYNVEITGFKRVTLG comes from the coding sequence ATGGCAACAATTACTGCTGCAGACGTAAATAAATTAAGACAAACCACAGGTGCCGGAATGATGGACTGTAAAAAAGCTTTAGTTGAAGCTGATGGAGATTTCGATAAAGCTATACAAAACCTTAGAGAAAAAGGACAAAAAGTTGCTGCTAACCGTTCTGACCGTGAGTCTTCTGAAGGAGCTGCTGTTTCTTTTGTTAATGCTGACAAAACTAAAGGAGCTATCATCACTTTAAACTGCGAAACAGATTTCGTAGGTAAAAATGAAGCTTTCGTAACTTTAGCTAAAGAATTAGTTGAAAGAGCTATCAATTTCTCTTCTAAAGAAGAATTCTTAGCTTCAGATTTCAACGGAATTACTGTTGCTGAAAAATTAATTGAGCAAACTGGTGTTATCGGTGAAAAAATCGAAATCGGTGGTTTTGAAATTTTAGAAGGCGCTTTCGTTGGATCTTATGTTCACGTTAACAAAATTGCTGCATTAACTGCAATTTCTGCACCAATTGCTAACGCTGACGTTTTAACTAAAGACGTTTCTATGCAAGTTGCTTCTATGGGAGCTGATACATTATCTTACAAAGATTTTGATCCTGCTTTCGTTGAATCTGAACTTGCTGCCCGTATTGCTGTAATCGAAAAGGATAATGAAGAAGCAAAACGTTTAGGAAAAACTTTAAAAAATGTTCCTAAATATATCTCTTTCTCTCAATTAACTGAAGAAGTTTTAAAACAAGCTGAAGAAGATGCTAAAGCTGAATTAAAAGCTGAAGGCAAACCAGAGCAAATTTGGGACAAAATTATCCCGGGAAAAGTTCAACGTTTCATTTCTGACAATACTACTTTAGATCAGGAGAAAGCTTTATTGGATCAAAACTTCATCAAAGATGACAGTAAAAAAGTTGGTGATTATGTTAAAGGATACAACGTTGAAATTACAGGTTTCAAAAGAGTTACTTTAGGTTAA
- the rpsB gene encoding 30S ribosomal protein S2 has protein sequence MANKIEVKDLLEAGVHFGHMTRKWDPNMAPYIYMERNGIHIINLYKTAAKIEEANEALKKIAASGRKILFVATKKQAKDIVAEKAKAANMPYITERWPGGMLTNFVTIRKAVKKMSSIDKMKKDGTFMTLSKKERLQVDRLRAKLEKNLGSIADMSRLPAALFVVDIKAEHIAIKEAQKLNIPVFAMVDTNSDPREVDYVIPANDDASKSIDKILSLVTAAVIEGLSDRGSDKEADVFTEEAPATEAAAPAVAEAAPAAEAAPATEE, from the coding sequence ATGGCAAACAAAATAGAAGTAAAAGACTTACTAGAAGCAGGTGTTCACTTTGGACACATGACTAGAAAATGGGATCCAAACATGGCCCCTTACATTTATATGGAGCGTAATGGTATTCACATTATCAATCTATATAAAACTGCAGCTAAAATTGAAGAAGCTAATGAAGCTTTGAAAAAAATCGCAGCATCAGGTAGAAAAATCTTATTCGTAGCTACCAAAAAACAAGCAAAAGACATCGTTGCTGAAAAAGCAAAAGCTGCAAACATGCCTTACATCACTGAAAGATGGCCTGGTGGAATGCTAACTAACTTTGTAACTATCAGAAAGGCAGTTAAAAAAATGTCTTCTATTGATAAAATGAAGAAAGATGGTACTTTCATGACGTTATCTAAAAAAGAGCGTTTGCAAGTTGATCGTCTACGTGCTAAATTAGAGAAAAACTTAGGTTCAATTGCTGATATGTCCAGACTACCTGCAGCATTGTTCGTAGTAGATATCAAAGCTGAACACATCGCAATAAAAGAAGCACAAAAATTAAACATTCCAGTTTTCGCAATGGTTGATACGAATTCTGACCCAAGAGAGGTTGATTACGTTATTCCTGCAAATGATGATGCTTCTAAATCAATTGACAAAATTTTATCTTTAGTAACTGCTGCTGTAATCGAAGGTCTTTCTGACAGAGGTTCAGATAAAGAAGCTGACGTTTTCACAGAAGAAGCTCCTGCTACTGAAGCTGCTGCTCCTGCTGTAGCAGAAGCTGCACCAGCTGCTGAAGCTGCTCCTGCAACTGAAGAATAA
- the rpsI gene encoding 30S ribosomal protein S9 — translation MGVIHKIGRRKTAVARVYVSEGTGKITVNKKEFATYFPTATLQYKVLQPMSMTENVNNFDVKVNVYGGGSTGQAEAVRMALARVMCEVNAENRAILKPEGLLTRDPRMVERKKFGQKKARKRFQFSKR, via the coding sequence ATGGGAGTTATTCACAAAATCGGTAGAAGAAAAACCGCTGTTGCACGTGTATATGTTTCTGAAGGAACAGGAAAAATCACTGTAAACAAAAAAGAATTCGCAACTTACTTTCCAACTGCAACTTTACAATACAAAGTTTTACAACCAATGTCTATGACAGAAAATGTAAACAACTTTGATGTAAAAGTAAACGTTTACGGAGGTGGTTCAACTGGTCAGGCAGAAGCTGTAAGAATGGCATTGGCACGCGTTATGTGTGAAGTAAATGCTGAAAACAGAGCTATCCTTAAACCAGAAGGTTTATTAACAAGAGATCCAAGAATGGTTGAACGTAAGAAATTCGGTCAGAAGAAAGCTCGTAAGAGATTCCAATTCTCTAAACGTTAA
- the rplM gene encoding 50S ribosomal protein L13, translated as MDALSYKTISASKATVTKEWIVVDAEGHNLGRLASKVAMILRGKYKPSYTPHVDCGDNVIVINSEKINLTGTKMNDKIYMRHTGYPGGQRTLTAKVLQSKNPALLVEKAVKGMLPKNKLGAELFRNLNVVVGSEHKQGAQKPRTVNLNDLK; from the coding sequence ATGGACGCATTAAGCTACAAGACAATTTCAGCTAGCAAAGCCACTGTAACAAAAGAGTGGATTGTTGTAGACGCTGAAGGTCATAACTTAGGTCGTCTTGCTTCAAAGGTTGCGATGATCTTAAGAGGTAAGTACAAACCAAGTTACACACCACACGTTGACTGTGGAGATAACGTAATTGTTATCAACTCAGAAAAAATTAACCTTACAGGTACAAAAATGAATGACAAAATTTACATGCGTCATACAGGTTACCCAGGAGGACAAAGAACTTTAACTGCTAAAGTATTGCAATCTAAAAACCCTGCATTATTAGTAGAAAAAGCTGTAAAAGGAATGTTGCCTAAAAACAAATTAGGAGCTGAACTTTTTAGAAATCTAAATGTTGTTGTAGGATCTGAGCACAAACAAGGAGCTCAAAAACCTAGAACTGTTAACCTAAACGATCTTAAGTAA
- a CDS encoding ferritin-like domain-containing protein, which yields MNILKFIETFTDDSLMRSTGSRRDSFSQFGNIGKTLAYASIPFGLSAMANKALAKDITATPATPIGALQFALTLEYLENEFYAMALDSGVIPASENGGRDLKVFQQIAAHESDHVSFLIAGLGGPASANFVAKPTFDFTVGGAFDPFGDYPTFLALAQAFEDTGVRAYKGQAGNLISTPDLLTAALQIHSVEARHASEVRRLRGLKGWISNEERGAGMPEATQAVYAGEGVTMQAGYNTATLFGAAAGSEAYDEPLATQQVVDIANLFIV from the coding sequence ATGAATATTTTAAAATTTATAGAAACCTTTACTGATGATAGCTTAATGAGAAGCACCGGTTCTCGAAGAGATAGTTTTTCGCAGTTTGGAAACATAGGAAAAACATTGGCATATGCATCAATACCATTCGGATTATCTGCAATGGCAAATAAAGCATTGGCAAAAGATATTACTGCAACACCTGCAACTCCTATTGGTGCTTTGCAGTTTGCACTGACTTTAGAATATCTTGAAAACGAATTTTACGCCATGGCTTTAGATTCAGGAGTAATTCCTGCATCAGAAAATGGCGGGCGTGATTTAAAAGTTTTTCAACAAATAGCAGCACACGAATCAGACCATGTTTCTTTTTTAATTGCAGGATTGGGCGGACCAGCAAGCGCTAATTTTGTTGCAAAACCTACTTTTGACTTTACCGTTGGCGGAGCATTTGATCCTTTTGGTGATTACCCGACTTTTTTAGCATTGGCACAAGCCTTTGAAGATACAGGAGTGAGAGCATATAAAGGTCAGGCCGGAAATTTAATAAGTACACCGGATCTATTGACTGCCGCTTTGCAAATACATTCTGTAGAAGCACGTCACGCATCAGAAGTACGACGCTTACGCGGATTAAAAGGATGGATTTCTAATGAAGAAAGAGGCGCCGGAATGCCGGAAGCCACTCAGGCAGTATATGCTGGAGAGGGAGTTACAATGCAGGCAGGCTATAACACAGCCACTTTATTTGGAGCTGCGGCAGGATCAGAAGCTTATGATGAACCGCTTGCTACACAACAAGTAGTTGATATTGCAAATTTATTTATTGTATAA
- a CDS encoding ferritin-like domain-containing protein → MKNEVKIHEVDPSLNNRRSFLKLSGLTLVSAGLVLAGCSDNDNDEEMDDTSLPGIRNGVFDLGSGDFGVLTYAYALEQLEADFYTKVVNATSFNATFNDTERQVLTDLYHHEVIHRDFFKAALTGALPDPNSQLLPSLAFNYGSLNFNSRTEVLATAKALEDTGVAAYNGAGKLIKTPAYLVLAGKIVSVEARHASAIRSLINPNSSDFAGDDIISTSTGLDVAKDPSKILPIAGGFITTKFTAKYLP, encoded by the coding sequence ATGAAAAACGAAGTTAAAATTCATGAAGTTGACCCTTCACTGAATAACAGAAGGAGCTTTCTAAAGCTCAGTGGCTTAACATTAGTTAGCGCAGGTTTGGTTTTAGCTGGATGCAGCGATAATGATAACGATGAAGAAATGGACGATACTTCATTGCCGGGAATCAGAAATGGTGTGTTTGATTTGGGTTCCGGAGATTTCGGCGTACTAACTTATGCTTATGCTTTAGAACAGCTAGAAGCAGATTTTTATACAAAGGTTGTAAATGCCACAAGTTTCAATGCTACTTTTAATGATACAGAACGTCAGGTTCTTACTGATTTATATCATCACGAAGTAATACACAGAGATTTTTTTAAAGCAGCATTAACCGGAGCGCTTCCTGATCCAAATTCTCAATTGCTTCCGTCTTTGGCTTTTAACTATGGTTCTTTAAATTTTAACAGCCGTACTGAAGTTCTTGCGACTGCAAAAGCATTGGAAGATACCGGAGTTGCCGCTTATAATGGCGCAGGAAAATTAATTAAAACTCCGGCTTATTTAGTGTTGGCCGGAAAAATTGTTTCTGTTGAAGCAAGACACGCTTCGGCAATTAGAAGTTTGATCAATCCAAATTCAAGTGATTTTGCCGGTGATGATATTATTAGTACATCAACTGGTTTGGATGTTGCTAAAGATCCTTCAAAAATTCTGCCTATTGCAGGAGGATTTATTACCACAAAATTTACTGCCAAATATTTACCTTAA
- a CDS encoding LacI family DNA-binding transcriptional regulator translates to MKAKATLKQIAKELNVSVSTVSKALNDSPEISEQTKVKIKEYAKLKNYKPNVIGLNLKNRKTKTIGVIIPNILNSFFAKVFSGIEKVADKKGYNVITCISNESLEKEIHTLEMLSNGTIDGFILSVSEEAQKLHDYSHFSAIINDGTPIVMFDRIADEVDCDKVVVDDFDSAYNSTQHLIDLQCKNIALISSVDNLSVGKLRANGYLKALKDNHIPVNEKIILRTDSEYDMKAKIDRIFDNKIDAIFALDENDSVAALRLSLQKGFRVPEDISIIGFADGILASRRLSPSLTTISQHGIEIGEVAAKQLIKRLEEKEGETSEYETIVIKTKLKERESTRKFH, encoded by the coding sequence ATGAAAGCTAAAGCAACTCTAAAACAAATTGCGAAAGAACTAAATGTTTCTGTATCGACGGTTTCTAAGGCGTTAAACGACAGCCCGGAGATTAGTGAGCAAACAAAGGTGAAGATTAAGGAGTATGCCAAACTCAAAAATTACAAGCCTAATGTTATTGGTCTGAATTTAAAGAATCGTAAAACCAAAACAATTGGTGTAATTATACCGAATATATTGAATTCCTTTTTTGCGAAGGTCTTTAGTGGTATCGAAAAAGTAGCCGATAAAAAAGGATATAATGTAATCACCTGTATTTCGAATGAATCTTTAGAAAAAGAAATTCATACGCTCGAAATGCTGAGCAACGGAACTATCGACGGATTTATTCTTTCGGTTTCAGAAGAAGCTCAGAAATTACACGATTACAGCCATTTTTCTGCTATTATTAATGACGGAACACCAATTGTAATGTTTGACCGTATTGCTGATGAAGTAGACTGTGACAAAGTCGTGGTTGATGATTTTGATTCGGCATATAATTCAACGCAGCATTTAATTGATTTACAATGTAAAAATATTGCGTTAATTTCTTCGGTAGATAATTTAAGTGTTGGAAAACTAAGAGCTAATGGATATTTGAAAGCTTTAAAAGACAATCATATTCCGGTAAATGAAAAGATTATTCTTCGTACTGATTCTGAATATGATATGAAAGCTAAAATTGACAGAATCTTCGATAATAAAATTGATGCCATTTTTGCTTTGGATGAAAATGATTCAGTTGCTGCTTTAAGATTGAGTTTGCAAAAAGGTTTCAGAGTTCCCGAAGATATTTCGATAATAGGATTTGCTGATGGAATTTTAGCATCAAGACGTTTATCACCAAGTTTGACTACAATAAGCCAACACGGAATTGAAATTGGAGAAGTTGCTGCTAAACAATTAATTAAACGTTTAGAAGAAAAAGAAGGTGAAACTTCAGAATATGAAACGATCGTCATCAAAACAAAATTAAAAGAACGAGAGTCAACAAGAAAATTTCATTAA
- the polA gene encoding DNA polymerase I, with product MSTQKRLFLLDAYALIFRGYYAFIKNPRINSKGMDTSAIMGFMNSLLDVIKREKPDHLAVAFDKEGSQVRTEMYSDYKANRDATPEAIKIAIPYIQDLLRAMHIPIIEMAGCEADDLIGTIAKQAEKENYKVFMVTPDKDFAQLVSENIFMYKPARMGNGIEIWGVPEVLAKFEIERPDQVIDFLGMMGDAVDNIPGLPGVGEVTAKKFLKEFGTMENLLENTHLLKGKMKENIEANKDKGILSKKLATIICDCDVVFNENDYELSRPDIEKTDAIFQELEFRRMAEQFDNLFKIGGGNELANKGDEAKLYKKPQPKNEDQFDLFGGGATIDEHSEERTSFYNTLENTTHSYQAIEGDLGIKLLLQNLQKQTSVCFDTETTGLDALHAELVGVSFSYEKGKGYYVPFPESQEEAQVLIDKFRPFFENENIEKIGQNLKYDLKILSNYGVTVKGKLFDTMIAHYLINPDMRHNMDILAETYLKYSPKSIEILIGKKGKNQISMRDVELEDIKEYAAEDADITLQLKEVFTAELDKTETKKLFDEIEIPLVSVLADMETEGIRLDVEFLSIMSKEMDIEIKSLEQKIYETAGEKFNLASPKQLGDILFDKLKIGGAKQKKTKTGQYATGEEVLTYLANDNPIVKEILDWRQMVKLQSTYILALPEQVDKKTLRVHTDYMQTVAATGRLSSNNPNLQNIPIRTERGRQIRKAFVARDENHTLISADYSQIELRIIAALSGEENMIKAFQDGEDIHKATASKVFNVPLEEVSREQRSNAKTVNFGIIYGVSAFGLSNQTSLSRSESAALIEAYYKTYPRLRSYINEQIEFAREKGYVQTILGRRRYLKDINSANAVVRSAAERNAVNAPIQGSAADVIKIAMINIHKKLKEGNWKSKMLLQVHDELVFDVHNDELEKIQPMIKHEMENAFMMSVPLDVELGLGADWLAAH from the coding sequence ATGTCAACTCAAAAACGTCTTTTTCTTCTCGATGCTTATGCATTAATTTTTCGTGGCTATTATGCTTTTATAAAAAATCCGCGAATTAACTCAAAAGGAATGGATACATCAGCGATCATGGGGTTCATGAATTCGCTTTTAGATGTTATAAAACGTGAAAAACCGGATCATTTGGCCGTAGCTTTTGATAAAGAAGGAAGCCAGGTAAGAACAGAAATGTATTCTGATTATAAAGCCAATCGTGATGCAACGCCGGAGGCGATTAAAATTGCGATTCCGTATATTCAGGATTTATTAAGAGCCATGCACATTCCTATTATCGAAATGGCAGGATGTGAAGCCGATGATTTAATTGGAACAATTGCCAAACAAGCCGAAAAAGAAAACTACAAAGTTTTTATGGTTACGCCTGATAAAGATTTTGCACAATTAGTGTCTGAAAATATATTTATGTACAAGCCAGCCCGAATGGGAAATGGTATAGAAATTTGGGGAGTTCCCGAAGTTTTGGCAAAATTTGAAATCGAAAGACCGGATCAGGTAATTGATTTTCTTGGAATGATGGGTGATGCTGTCGATAATATTCCGGGATTGCCTGGCGTTGGTGAAGTTACCGCCAAAAAATTTCTGAAAGAATTTGGCACAATGGAAAATCTTTTAGAAAATACGCATTTGCTGAAAGGCAAAATGAAAGAAAACATTGAGGCCAATAAAGACAAAGGAATTTTATCTAAAAAACTGGCTACTATTATATGTGATTGTGATGTTGTTTTTAATGAAAATGACTATGAACTTTCACGTCCGGATATTGAAAAAACCGATGCTATTTTTCAGGAATTGGAATTTAGAAGAATGGCAGAACAATTTGATAATTTATTTAAAATTGGCGGCGGAAATGAACTGGCAAATAAAGGCGACGAAGCCAAATTATACAAAAAACCACAGCCTAAAAACGAAGATCAATTTGATCTTTTTGGCGGAGGTGCAACCATAGATGAACATTCAGAAGAAAGAACATCGTTTTACAATACATTAGAAAACACAACGCACTCCTATCAGGCAATTGAAGGTGATTTAGGTATTAAACTGCTTTTGCAAAATTTACAAAAACAGACTTCGGTTTGTTTTGATACTGAAACGACTGGTTTAGATGCTTTACATGCCGAATTGGTTGGTGTTTCTTTTTCATACGAAAAAGGAAAAGGATATTATGTTCCGTTTCCAGAAAGTCAGGAAGAAGCTCAGGTTTTAATCGATAAGTTCAGACCGTTTTTTGAAAATGAAAACATCGAAAAAATTGGACAGAATTTAAAATACGATTTAAAAATTCTTTCTAATTATGGTGTTACCGTAAAAGGAAAACTTTTTGATACCATGATTGCGCATTATTTGATCAATCCGGATATGCGTCATAATATGGATATTTTAGCTGAAACGTATTTAAAATATTCTCCAAAATCAATTGAAATCTTAATTGGTAAAAAAGGTAAAAACCAAATTTCGATGCGCGATGTTGAATTAGAAGACATCAAAGAATATGCTGCCGAAGATGCTGATATTACGCTCCAACTAAAGGAAGTTTTTACTGCAGAACTGGATAAAACAGAAACTAAAAAGTTATTTGATGAAATCGAAATTCCGTTAGTAAGCGTTTTGGCTGATATGGAAACCGAAGGAATTCGTTTAGATGTAGAGTTTTTAAGCATAATGTCTAAAGAAATGGACATCGAGATTAAATCTTTGGAACAAAAAATATACGAAACCGCGGGAGAGAAATTCAATTTAGCTTCTCCAAAACAATTAGGAGATATTTTATTTGACAAACTAAAAATTGGTGGTGCAAAACAAAAGAAAACCAAAACGGGTCAATATGCAACCGGCGAAGAAGTTTTAACGTATTTGGCAAATGATAACCCAATCGTAAAAGAAATTCTGGATTGGCGACAAATGGTAAAATTACAAAGCACTTATATTTTGGCTTTGCCGGAACAAGTAGACAAAAAAACATTGCGTGTTCATACCGATTATATGCAAACTGTTGCCGCAACAGGTCGTTTGAGTTCTAACAACCCAAACTTGCAGAATATTCCCATTCGTACTGAAAGAGGTCGTCAGATTCGTAAAGCTTTTGTGGCCCGCGATGAAAACCATACTTTAATCTCTGCCGATTACTCGCAAATAGAATTAAGAATTATCGCTGCTTTAAGTGGTGAAGAAAATATGATTAAGGCATTTCAGGACGGAGAAGATATTCACAAAGCAACAGCTTCAAAAGTTTTCAATGTTCCTTTGGAAGAAGTTTCACGCGAACAGAGAAGTAATGCTAAAACAGTAAACTTCGGGATTATATATGGTGTTTCTGCTTTCGGATTAAGCAATCAAACTTCATTATCAAGAAGCGAAAGTGCTGCTTTGATCGAAGCATATTACAAAACATATCCAAGATTAAGATCTTATATTAATGAACAAATAGAGTTTGCGCGCGAAAAAGGATACGTACAAACTATTTTAGGCCGTCGCCGATATTTAAAAGACATCAATTCAGCAAATGCCGTTGTTAGAAGTGCTGCCGAAAGAAATGCTGTAAATGCACCAATTCAGGGAAGTGCTGCCGATGTTATTAAAATCGCGATGATCAACATTCATAAAAAATTAAAAGAAGGAAACTGGAAATCTAAAATGCTGCTACAGGTTCATGATGAGCTTGTGTTCGATGTTCACAACGATGAACTCGAAAAAATTCAGCCCATGATTAAACACGAAATGGAAAATGCATTTATGATGAGTGTTCCTTTAGATGTTGAATTAGGTTTGGGCGCAGATTGGCTGGCAGCGCATTAA